The following are encoded together in the Daucus carota subsp. sativus chromosome 5, DH1 v3.0, whole genome shotgun sequence genome:
- the LOC108203406 gene encoding protein FAR1-RELATED SEQUENCE 5-like, producing MRDESKTTFEWVLSTWLETMESKEPLTIITDQDQAMVAAIESQLSNTSQLLCSWHISNKFPEKLATYYSKEMFKFDFNNCIYHSLTEVVFEDRWKALILKYNLEGNTRLQGLYALKHKWVEAYTRNTFSAEGAQKALERQFMHVKDEDYKTCHRGRCMQMKTALEHHAASIYTKEMFRRFQEQLVESSKYFVEKDKDRSLEDVEDTFYKCYRPLTGASQRTTYLVSFNKASLWGSCICRMYDHVGMPCRHIIAVLTKRCVAELPEHFVKRRWTRDANRVDEKFPYHTSEVESPSHELIPTERFNHMTLLAMAFSHSCMAPKERYEYAVGVINQETEILESMPVDGVENERGEFNPKTTQESGEKLHESEMADGSDDKSVSHVSNSISHSEEMFVSPTFSELEEACRELDELVEMYEAPPQSDEICDSPTFSELEEACRELNELAQMYEPPP from the exons ATGCGGGATGAATCAAAGACGACTTTTGAGTGGGTTTTGAGTACTTGGCTAGAGACAATGGAAAGCAAAGAACCCCTGACTATCATAACCGATCAAGATCAAGCCATGGTCGCGGCTATTGAATCACAACTTTCGAATACATCTCAATTGTTATGCTCATGGCACATTAGCAACAAATTCCCCGAGAAACTTGCAACATATTACTCCAAGGAaatgtttaaatttgatttcaacaattgcatCTATCACTCTTTGACCGAAGTTGTGTTTGAGGATCGGTGGAAGGCTTTGATTTTGAAGTACAATTTGGAAGGCAATACACGGCTTCAAGGGTTATATGCTTTGAAGCATAAGTGGGTCGAGGCTTACACAAGAAACACTTTTTCTGCAG AGGGTGCACAAAAAGCTTTGGAGAGGCAATTCATGCATGTGAAAGACGAGGATTACAAGACATGTCATAGAGGTCGCTGCATGCAAATGAAAACCGCTCTGGAGCACCACGCGGCTTCCATTTATACCAAAGAAATGTTTCGCAGATTTCAAGAACAATTGGTTGAATCATCTAAGTACTTTGTGGAGAAAGATAAAGATCGGTCCTTGGAAGATGTTGAAGACACATTCTACAAATGTTATAGACCGTTGACGGGTGCTTCTCAGAGAACCACGTATCTTGTATCATTCAACAAGGCGTCATTATGGGGTTCATGCATTTGTAGAATGTATGACCATGTTGGCATGCCATGCCGTCACATTATTGCGGTCTTGACGAAGAGGTGTGTGGCAGAACTACCGGAACATTTTGTGAAACGGCGTTGGACAAGGGACGCCAATAGAGTTGATGAAAAATTTCCATATCACACGTCCGAAGTTGAATCACCATCTCATGAATTGATTCCCACGGAAAGATTTAACCACATGACATTACTTGCCATGGCGTTTAGTCATAGTTGCATGGCACCGAAAGAGCGGTATGAGTATGCCGTTGGGGTTATTAATCAGGAAACAGAAATACTTGAGAGCATGCCCGTTGACGGGGTCGAAAATGAAAGAGGTGAATTCAATCCAAAAACAACTCAAGAAAGTGGTGAGAAGCTGCATGAGA GTGAAATGGCCGACGGTTCGGATGATAAGTCAGTGTCACACGTCAGCAACTCAATCTCGCACTCGGAAGAAATGTTTGTTTCACCTACCTTTAGCGAGTTGGAGGAAGCATGTCGTGAACTAGACGAACTTGTAGAAATGTACGAAGCACCACCCCAATCGGACGAAATTTGTGATTCACCTACTTTTAGCGAATTGGAGGAAGCATGTCGTGAGCTCAACGAATTGGCACAGATGTATGAACCACCTCCCTAA